CTCCACGTTGTGCACCGTGGTGCCCAGCGGGATCTCCGCAAGCGGGAGCGAGTTCCCCACCTTGATATCGGAGCCGGTGCCGGACTCCACCACGTCGCCGACGCTCAGCCCGCGCGGGTGCAGGATGTACCGGCGCTCGCCGTCCTCGTACACCAGGAGCGCCAGGTTGGCGGTCCGGTTCGGATCGTACTCGATGCGCTCCACGCGGGCCTTGACGCCGTGCTTGTTGCGCTTGAAGTCGACGATCCGGTACAGGCGCTTGTGCCCTCCGCCGCGGCGGCGCAGGGTGACGTGCCCGTGGTGGTTCCGCCCGCCGGACTTGGTGATCGCCTCGGTCAGCCCCTTCTCCGGGCGCCCCTTGTGGGTGACCTCGGCGAAGTCGCTGATCTGCCGGAAGCGGGTCCCGGCAGTCATCGGCTTGAATTGCTTGGTCGGCATCTTCAGACTCCCTCGAAGATCTCGATGGTGTCGCCCTCCTGGAGGGTGACCACTGCCTTCTTCCAGGACGGACGGCGGCCGACGTACTTGCCGACGCGGCGGTCCTTCCCCGCGTACCGCATGGTGCGGACGTCCTTCACCTTCACGCCGAACTGCTTCTCGATCGCGCCCGCGATCTCGATCTTGTTGGCGTCCTTGGAGACGACGAAGGTGTAGGCGTTGTGCTTGTCGAGCTGGTCCGTGGACTTCTCGGT
The sequence above is drawn from the Longimicrobiaceae bacterium genome and encodes:
- the rplW gene encoding 50S ribosomal protein L23, with the protein product MRSIHDVIVRPLLTEKSTDQLDKHNAYTFVVSKDANKIEIAGAIEKQFGVKVKDVRTMRYAGKDRRVGKYVGRRPSWKKAVVTLQEGDTIEIFEGV
- the rplB gene encoding 50S ribosomal protein L2, with amino-acid sequence MPTKQFKPMTAGTRFRQISDFAEVTHKGRPEKGLTEAITKSGGRNHHGHVTLRRRGGGHKRLYRIVDFKRNKHGVKARVERIEYDPNRTANLALLVYEDGERRYILHPRGLSVGDVVESGTGSDIKVGNSLPLAEIPLGTTVHNVEIRPGKGAQMARSAGAGVQIVAKEGEYVTLRMPSTEVRLVRRECVATVGQVGNVDHEKQSIGKAGANRWRGKRPKVRGVAMNPVDHPLGGGEGKTSGGRPPVSPWGQSEGVKTRKNKKASNKFIVRGRKRGRATK